The Carassius gibelio isolate Cgi1373 ecotype wild population from Czech Republic chromosome B19, carGib1.2-hapl.c, whole genome shotgun sequence genomic interval ACTGTCAGTAGGTCatctatatatgtatacacaataaaataaaattagtttaagaTTTATGTAAACGGTGTTTGATTTAAGAAACCCAAGATTTGGGTGCCATCTCCACAGTTATCCATTTTGTTGCATATGTTATTTCAGATGGGTTTTCTGTCATTCTTTTTGAGTGATAAGGAAAATTAGCCTTGTGTAATTGTGAGAAACTGAGGTAACAATATCAATCAATTAGTTTTTGACCAAGTCATTATTTCTCCCCCACCAAAACAAATATAATCTTCCACCCCTTGACTGTAGGAATGTTGACTCTGCAAGCTATTCACATGACCAGTGGTTAGTGGACAGAGCTTGGCTCTTTTACAAGCCATACTGGACCAATGAGAGGTTTTTCATGGTATCATCAAGAGAAATTCCAGCCTCTTGCATCTCAAACCTAGCGGAAAACAACAAACAGCATGATTTTAACTTTAACCCTTGTGCTGTGCTAAAGGTCCTTTACCTAattatgctatattatcaccAAATCCTGTATTCAATCTTTCTGTCAACATGTTTTCTTTCAATAAGCACAGGCTTTGTATTGATCCAAGCATATGCAACTCAGTTTTTGAgcgaaaaaacacaacaacaaaaaaaacccaaTTTTGTGTTGAAAATTTTGCCAATGTTCACTCAAaagctcagatcaatgaggcctacGACCAATCAGTTCCAGATAAAAGCtaaaaaaagattgaatccagAACATAAAGTGACAGAATCACTTTTTATAATGGGTGAAATAAAAACCATTTGAAGCCAGAACAAAAGGTCAAATGCAATGTGATCTTAATCACCAGTCATCTGTGGAGATGGTGTAATACACAGGTGGTTGGTCTGTGTCACTGAGGGTTGCTGGACCCTCCTGACCACTGGCCCCCATGTTGCTGAAAATGAGCCAGTCCCCAACAGCGAGCTCAGGGAGCAGGCAGTGCTCCACCACCTGGTCCAGTGGGTCACACGATGGACCCCACAGGCTGCTGGAAAACACGGGCTCATCTAGGGTGAGCGACAGCTGAGAAACACAAAACAATGAGTTTAGAAATCTCAGGCTTATAACTTAATCAACTATTGTTTGTACATGAGTGTTATTTACCTTGTGGACAGAAGGTGTGGTGATGGCTTTTCCAAACAACTTCCCCATGAAAGACCCATAAACACCATCGTTCATGTAATATACAAATTCTGGTCCATCGTTTGGGGCCAGCTTATCTGGAGTGCAAAAGACACAGTGAGAAAATAAGGCAGATGTATCTAATGCCACAtttgaaattgatcaaaaaagttcatcaagcttgtcctaagacaagaacgcattttggttttaagttttaggacaactttgatgaaaggttttgatccacttcaaatgttgacaacTGTATATCTCAAACATGATGGGACTCACCATGAGTGCTGCTATGGAGATCCCGGTATATTGCTTTTTTGCCAATAACATTGACAGCCAGAGTGAAGGAAAACACAAAGAAATTTCCCGGTTCACCGATGACACTCACTCCAGATGCTGAGGGGAAATAGGCCTCCATTAGGGGTTCGACGATCGAATTTACCTGATCAAACAGACATGAAAGAAAAGCTTTGAGTAAGTGGATgatattcaaaaaagaaaaacaaataagacTCATGCTTGCCGTACCTGTTTCAACTGAAACTCAGAACCACTAAATCCTCCACCAATATCCAGGATCTTCATGTCAAAGCCTAGTTCCTTCTGCAGAAGTAAGGAAGACTCAGCACTCCAAGAGATACATGACATGtactaataaatataaattaaatgattgtATTATAACGTAAATAGTACTACTCACCGCCATGTCAAAGATGCAGCGGGCGTCTGACAGTGCATGGGTGTATGCTTGGGGATCTCGGCATGATGCTGGTACCTGGAACCTGCAGAAAAAAAGTCCCACTTTCTAAAAGCTCTAAACAAGACAAAGTGATTCTCAGCAAATTAGTGGTGACCAAATCAGATGACTTACGTGACTCCAACCACATTCACACTCAACTCCTTGGCCATTTCCAGAAGGTGTCTACAGCTCTTCAGGGAGCAACCAATGGTCACACTTGCTTCCTCAACCTGTGCGTCAGTAGACACTTGAAGCAAAAGCCTGTTAAGAGAAGAACAGTGCAGAAGGAGAATTAcatcataatattatataataaacacttactataaataaataatacaatataaaataaactactaactattaactacaaattTTGCTTCAGTAAAATCCTaatttgcttcttattaataGATAATAAGGTATTTGTTAGTTTAGGCATGGGTTAGGATTAAGAGCTCTAAAAcacggtcatgcagaataagaaattaatacgttctttataagtactaattaaTAAACAATATGCAAGTAAAATGTATGCTAATAAGTAACTGGTTAATACTAGATGACTGGTCCTTTAAACTAAAGTGTAACTGAAACTTTAACTGACTTTTGAATGTCCTATaaaatacacatgcatatatattgtCATAATGTATATTATACACATACACAGTATGTTTTAAGGACTTACTTTGCCTCTGGATGAACACGGGCAATTTTGCGAAGCTCTGCCTCATTTTCACACACCAAATAGTTAATGCCGATCTTGGCCGCATGTTTAATGAGTGAAAGCTGCTTACAAACTCCAGACAGGATGATGTTCTCAGGAGGGACATCATGATTGAGTACCAATGTGGTTTCAGCCTGAAAGTAGTAAGTACATTTCTATAAGTTGGTGTGCCTTCAAAATATACGTTTTTAGATCTTTCCAATATCTGTAGCTAGGTATCAAATAAAAAGTTACCTTATTTGCACAGACAAAACCAACGCCAAGAGCAGACAGGACTTCAATGACTACAGGGCTGCTGTTACAGCTGACTGGGTAGAAGGGGCGAATGAGAGGCATAGTGGTCTTCCACAGGACATGCTGTCTCATTAGGGCCCCAAGGTCGGCCACAACAAATGCATTCTTTTCAGCCTGATAAACAAAATCAGATTGATCAATGAAAAAGACAGAAACAACACCGCTGTGTTCCATTTGTTCACTAAAACAGATGTTCATAACACAGCCTGACATTTACTTGGAGAGAGACTGATTTTCTGAACTCACCAGATTCTGCTCATAGACGTGGTTCTCGATAACATCATCAAGGGTCGTTCCTCCCTCAAGTAGTTCAACTAAGTAGTTTGGTGCATCAACAAATCCTTTCATCTCAACCGTATTCCGCAAATCCGACAATCATAGAGAGTTTACTGAGCCGCTGGGGTATTCTGGGTATGCAACAAACTGTTCAGGGGAAACCAAAACATAGTAGTTTCATTACAGCAACATGCATAACATACAAATATCATTAGGTTTTCACACCAAACTTTACGTCAAGGTGTACAACTACAACACCGACCCACACATTTCAAAACAGTGTGTTTAATGAGCAAACTTTGAACTGGAAGTTCAAAGTCATTGTAAGGTTATCATTGATCTAAATAGGGTTTCTATGAGGCTATTAAAACACAAGAGGCAGGGAAAATGAATCACATAACTAGAGAAAGCATCACAAGTCCATCTTTAGAGATGATGACAACACACAGGCTTCAAGAATGTGGCCTACAGGCTATTCTTTTTAAT includes:
- the azin1b gene encoding antizyme inhibitor 1b codes for the protein MKGFVDAPNYLVELLEGGTTLDDVIENHVYEQNLAEKNAFVVADLGALMRQHVLWKTTMPLIRPFYPVSCNSSPVVIEVLSALGVGFVCANKAETTLVLNHDVPPENIILSGVCKQLSLIKHAAKIGINYLVCENEAELRKIARVHPEAKLLLQVSTDAQVEEASVTIGCSLKSCRHLLEMAKELSVNVVGVTFQVPASCRDPQAYTHALSDARCIFDMAKELGFDMKILDIGGGFSGSEFQLKQVNSIVEPLMEAYFPSASGVSVIGEPGNFFVFSFTLAVNVIGKKAIYRDLHSSTHDKLAPNDGPEFVYYMNDGVYGSFMGKLFGKAITTPSVHKLSLTLDEPVFSSSLWGPSCDPLDQVVEHCLLPELAVGDWLIFSNMGASGQEGPATLSDTDQPPVYYTISTDDWFEMQEAGISLDDTMKNLSLVQYGL